Proteins encoded by one window of Lepeophtheirus salmonis chromosome 3, UVic_Lsal_1.4, whole genome shotgun sequence:
- the LOC121114582 gene encoding snake venom 5'-nucleotidase-like produces MLWNIYLCPIILLAVGCVPITEAKSIPSESSNISFDLLHVNDIHAHFDPINAKNGRCHAQRENCYGGFPRLVSAVKHHRSSVEKSIFLNAGDYYQGTIWYSVFKYKAVMEFANILNYTAMSLGNHEFDDGLEGIEPFVKEAKFPVLACNIKLKSNNEYKFRKSIVDDSLGTKVGIIGYVSSSTPVITNVTVGKVLEFTDEIECIRKEAKRLKEEEGVEILIALGHSGYKADLKIAKEVEDIDLVVGGHSHTFLYPKGDKPKLQEWVKGEYPTYVSQVSGRVVPVVQAFSFSKYLGHLRLNFDEGGDLLEPVQGSGVQLAKVHLLEGHEDPKIKEVMKPYQEKMSEYYKVVGTTNVDLKRSSTRESTMGNLVTDSMVYGVNRSQACIAFINSGGLRSNLFKGSITMEDVLSVLPFENEIDIVRITGKSIRLILENVASNWEYGTYSTFLQASRGIKMEFYITDKNEGRRLVKTQVRCSEKGPWINLQDNEIYEVILPSFLANGGFEGPNFGNQAISKERNIIIDKDALKSYIQEHSPLNIQYDNRIIIKGTTEFVTTDMQLS; encoded by the coding sequence ATGCTCTGGAACATTTATCTATGTCCCATAATTCTCCTTGCCGTGGGATGTGTACCAATTACAGAGGCCAAATCCATCCCCTCAGAAAGTTCCAACATTTCCTTCGATCTACTCCATGTGAATGATATTCATGCTCATTTTGATCCCATCAATGCAAAAAATGGACGTTGTCATGCTCAGAGAGAAAATTGCTATGGTGGATTCCCTCGTCTAGTTAGTGCAGTCAAGCATCATCGATCCAGTGTCgagaaatcaatttttctcaatGCTGGAGACTACTATCAAGGAACGATTTGGTACTCTGTTTTCAAGTATAAAGCCGTGATGGAGTTTGCAAACATTCTCAACTACACGGCCATGAGTCTGGGGAATCACGAGTTTGATGATGGTCTGGAAGGGATTGAGCCCTTTGTAAAGGAAGCAAAGTTTCCGGTTCTTGCTTGCAACATCAAATTAAAGTCTAACAACGAATATAAGTTTAGAAAATCCATTGTGGATGACAGTCTTGGAACAAAGGTAGGGATCATTGGCTACGTATCTTCCTCCACTCCTGTCATTACAAATGTAACTGTTGGAAAAGTTCTCGAGTTTACAGATGAAATTGAATGTATCCGAAAGGAAGCCAAAAGACTTAAGGAAGAAGAAGGAGTAGAGATCCTGATCGCCCTTGGTCATTCTGGATATAAAGCTGACTTGAAGATTGCCAAAGAAGTTGAAGACATTGATTTAGTCGTTGGAGGACATTCACATACTTTTTTGTATCCAAAGGGAGATAAACCCAAGTTACAGGAATGGGTGAAGGGAGAGTATCCAACCTATGTGTCTCAAGTCTCAGGAAGAGTCGTTCCCGTAGTACAAGCTTTTAGTTTCTCAAAGTATTTAGGACATctcagactcaattttgatgAGGGAGGAGATCTATTAGAGCCAGTGCAAGGATCCGGTGTTCAATTGGCTAAGGTGCATCTACTTGAAGGGCACGAAGATCCAAAAATCAAGGAAGTCATGAAACCGTATCAAGAAAAAATGTCAGAGTATTACAAGGTCGTGGGTACAACCAATGTTGATTTGAAGAGAAGCTCCACAAGAGAGAGCACTATGGGCAACTTGGTCACAGACTCCATGGTCTACGGAGTTAATAGATCCCAAGCCTGCATTGCTTTTATCAATAGTGGGGGTCTCCGATCGAATCTGTTCAAAGGGTCCATCACAATGGAAGACGTCCTTTCCGTTCTTCCCTTCGAAAACGAAATTGACATCGTTCGAATTACTGGCAAGAGCATTCGCCTCATTCTGGAAAATGTTGCATCTAATTGGGAATATGGAACCTATAGCACATTCCTTCAAGCCTCACGTGGCATCAAAATGGAGTTTTACATCACTGACAAGAACGAAGGAAGAAGACTCGTCAAGACACAGGTTCGATGTTCTGAGAAGGGGCCCTGGATTAACTTACAGGATAATGAAATCTACGAAGTGATCCTTCCAAGCTTCCTTGCAAATGGGGGATTTGAGGGTCCAAACTTTGGGAATCAAGCCATTTCaaaggaaagaaatataattattgataaagaCGCTCTTAAGAGCTATATACAAGAGCATTCACCTCTAAACATACAATATGATAACAGAATCATTAtcaaaggaacaactgaatttGTTACGACGGATATGCAGCTCAGTTGA